The genomic stretch TTGGAGGACTGTCGCCAGAACCTGGTCGGGGAAGCCGAACCGCGGCGGGCGGCCGCGCTTGATGTCGCCGTCTGAGGCTATTGGATGCGCATGGCGCTTCATGAGGGCCATGCGGTGGACGCCTGCCTCAGCGGCGAGCGCGACGATGGTAAGGCTCCCGTTGGAGGCGGTGGCCTGGCCGGCAAGGAGCCGGTCCATGGCCTCGCGGATGCGCATCCGTGCGTCGTCGGGCTGGGGCGATGCGGTCATGCTATGGCCTTTGCGGGTTGAGCGGTGGCGTCGTGGGCGGCGGCCGTCTCGCGGAGCCGGTCTGCATTGGCGCTGAGTCGCCGGCCGACGGGACCAGGGGCGGCGGTGGCGGGCCGGTCGAGTTCGTCTGCCCGTTCGCGCAGGTGTCGGGCGTGGGTGTCGGTGCGGACAGCGTTGCCGCAGCCGGGCCGGCAGTCGTACTGCCTCGGCGCCGTCGCCCCGGGGTCGGGCTCGCAGAGCGCCGTGTCGCGCTTGAACGGGCAGATCAGCATCGCGTCCGGGTTGTCATAGAGCACGACGCCGTCCCGTGCCGGAAACGCAGCGGCCTTCTTGGCGAACGTTTTGGGGACAATCCGGCCCTCGAACCGGGGGTCTCGGGGGCAGCGGTCAGTGCCCGGCGGGCAGCCGGGCCAGAGATCTTCTCGCCGGCCGCGGCCCGGTCACGGAGTTTCGCCGCGGTGTCAGCCGCCGCCAGGGCGGTCTCGATGTCGAGGACGGAGTGGATGCCTCCCCGGCTGCGGGACCGTAGCCGCTCGAGGTCCGGGAATGCAGGGGCGGCCCGCGGTCCAGCCGGACCGCCCGCCCCATCGGCTTCGCCCACACCCACCGCGGCGATCATCCCGCCGCCCGTCAGCGTGAGTGCGGTGGGCCCCGCACCCGAACCGCCGGAACCGCCGCCGGCGCGGCCCACCCCGGCGGCCGACGCCAGCAGTGCGGACACCCCGATGACCGACCCCCTGATGTGGATCAGGTCTCCCGCGCACGGCCGGCCGCGATCATTCCGCCCAGGCCTGATGGGGCTATGTGAACTTGAACCTCCCCACCCCGTGCTCGGGGTGTCCTCGCAGTTGCTCGGCTCGGTTCCCCAGGCGGACCCGCGCTGACCTGCGTACGGCTACAAGGGAGGGGCCGCCCGATATCGGTGACGTACGGCGCCGACCACCGCCAGGTCGCCGGAGCGGTTGAGAAAGCCTCTACGATCCGGTTGATCACCGAACCGGGGAGGGGACATGGCCGAGGGCCGGGAAACGGACGCGGTCGCCGAGAGACCGGTGGAGCTGGCCTACCGGCCGACCGCTGGCGAATTGGCGTCCGCGCTGCGGGCACGCGCGAAGAGCACCGGCGCGGGACGCTTTCAGCGCGGGGCGCTGATCTGGACGGTAGCGGTCACGGCTATCAGCGCCCTGCTGTCGGCGGTCGGCTCCGGCCACCGGGACACACCGTGGCCGCTGTATGCAGGGGTGGTGGTCGCCGCCGCCTTCATGACTGCGGTGCCGTGGTTGCAGGCACGCCGCCTCCACCGGCTCGCCGAACGACAGGGGGACATCCGCGGGACGTTCGACGACACCGGGGTCCGGCTCACCACCGCGCACAGCTCGGCCAGCCACGACTGGCACCTCTACTCGCGCTATGCCGAGACGCCGGAACTGTTCGTGCTTCTCAGCGCCGACAGGGCCTCTGTCGGCTTCGCCGTCCTGCCCAAGCGGGCCGTGGCGGCCCCGGAGGAGGTGGACCGGCTCCGGGCGGTCCTCGACCGGCGGCTCGTACGCGCGGACGCCGCCGAGGCGCCCGGAAACCCTCGGAGCCGTGGCCGAGCCGTCGGCCGCGGAGCCGGCTCCGTCGGACTGTTGCTGCTGGGGCTGCTGCTGTTCTTCTTCGCCTTCGCCGCCGTCCAACACGTCGCGCACCCGGACCG from Streptomyces roseochromogenus subsp. oscitans DS 12.976 encodes the following:
- a CDS encoding YcxB family protein; translated protein: MAEGRETDAVAERPVELAYRPTAGELASALRARAKSTGAGRFQRGALIWTVAVTAISALLSAVGSGHRDTPWPLYAGVVVAAAFMTAVPWLQARRLHRLAERQGDIRGTFDDTGVRLTTAHSSASHDWHLYSRYAETPELFVLLSADRASVGFAVLPKRAVAAPEEVDRLRAVLDRRLVRADAAEAPGNPRSRGRAVGRGAGSVGLLLLGLLLFFFAFAAVQHVAHPDRFPGIQNNTAPMSAVMLGLGTLAIAGAWWLVRRMTVMRIVTAVLAVLVLLAGGAALYRVGPMLHCWGSDRIARGPEGAYVCYGF